The Klebsiella sp. RHBSTW-00484 genome includes a window with the following:
- a CDS encoding YjcB family protein, producing MATITTSVVLLRWPLVSAVLMFLASSMNIQLRKSDYAGLAVICSCVGLAAACWFATGLLGITLLDVAKIWGNIKDVMIEVMSQTPPEWPMMMT from the coding sequence ATGGCTACCATTACTACCAGTGTCGTACTTTTGCGCTGGCCACTCGTGAGCGCAGTGCTGATGTTCCTGGCCAGCTCGATGAATATTCAGCTGCGTAAAAGTGATTATGCCGGTTTAGCGGTTATTTGTAGCTGTGTAGGCCTGGCCGCAGCCTGCTGGTTTGCCACCGGTCTGTTAGGTATTACGCTGCTGGACGTTGCAAAGATCTGGGGCAATATCAAAGATGTCATGATTGAAGTCATGAGCCAGACCCCGCCGGAATGGCCGATGATGATGACCTGA
- the soxR gene encoding redox-sensitive transcriptional activator SoxR — translation MEKKSPRIKMLLTPGEVAKRTGVAVSALHFYESKGLIHSQRNAGNQRRYRRDVLRAVAIIKIAQRIGIPLSTIGDAFGVLPEGHNLSAKEWKMLSSQWREELDRRIHTLTALRDQLDGCIGCGCLSRRDCPLRNPGDKLGEEGTGARLLEEE, via the coding sequence ATGGAAAAGAAATCCCCTCGCATCAAAATGCTGCTGACCCCCGGCGAAGTGGCAAAACGAACCGGTGTTGCTGTCTCCGCGCTGCACTTTTATGAAAGCAAGGGGCTGATTCACAGCCAGCGTAACGCCGGTAATCAGCGGCGCTATCGGCGTGATGTCCTGCGCGCGGTGGCGATCATTAAAATTGCGCAACGTATTGGTATTCCGCTGTCGACGATTGGCGATGCGTTCGGCGTGTTGCCGGAAGGGCATAACCTCAGCGCCAAAGAGTGGAAGATGCTGTCATCCCAGTGGCGGGAAGAGCTGGATCGGCGCATTCACACTCTGACCGCACTGCGCGATCAGCTGGATGGCTGCATTGGCTGCGGCTGCCTGTCGCGTCGCGACTGCCCGTTACGTAACCCTGGCGATAAGCTGGGCGAAGAGGGGACTGGCGCGCGGCTGTTGGAAGAGGAGTAA
- a CDS encoding IS110 family transposase, producing the protein MNIKRIGLDLAKNVFQIHAVDHHEHVVVRKSLRRAHMHAYFSQLAPCTVGIEACASSHYWARELTRMGHTVHIIPPKFVKPYLRGNKNDANDAEAICEAISRPAMRFVAVKTERQQTLQAEHRVRARVIKSRTALCNEIRGFLGEFGVVLPVGISQLRKALPEILSQQEQWDDRFMRLLCELAEELRMLDDRVAGHDRRLAEAAREDICIQRLMKIEGIGVITASAMVALLGDATQFKNGREMAAYVGLVPRQHSSGGKQQLGHISKRGDSYLRTLVIHGARSVLKTCAGKEDRRSQWLQSVAERRNRNIATVALANKNVRIAWAVMSRGEDYHGSRVAG; encoded by the coding sequence ATGAATATTAAACGTATCGGTCTTGACCTGGCAAAAAATGTCTTTCAGATCCATGCTGTGGATCACCATGAACATGTCGTCGTGCGGAAATCTCTCCGCCGCGCCCACATGCACGCTTATTTCTCTCAGCTGGCTCCCTGCACCGTCGGGATTGAAGCCTGCGCGTCATCCCACTACTGGGCCCGCGAACTCACCCGCATGGGACATACCGTGCACATTATTCCCCCGAAGTTTGTTAAGCCCTACCTCAGGGGCAACAAGAATGATGCCAACGATGCCGAAGCCATCTGTGAAGCCATCAGCCGCCCCGCCATGCGCTTCGTCGCGGTTAAGACAGAGCGCCAGCAGACTCTTCAGGCTGAGCATCGCGTGCGGGCCAGAGTGATAAAAAGCCGCACGGCGCTGTGCAACGAGATACGGGGCTTTCTGGGCGAATTCGGCGTGGTGCTGCCGGTCGGCATCAGCCAGTTGCGTAAGGCGCTGCCGGAGATACTGTCACAGCAGGAGCAGTGGGATGACCGGTTTATGCGCCTGCTGTGCGAGCTGGCCGAAGAGCTGCGGATGCTGGATGACCGGGTGGCGGGGCATGACCGGCGGCTCGCAGAGGCGGCGCGGGAAGATATCTGCATCCAGCGGCTGATGAAAATAGAAGGTATCGGCGTGATAACCGCCAGCGCGATGGTGGCGTTGTTGGGTGACGCGACGCAGTTTAAGAACGGTCGGGAGATGGCGGCTTATGTGGGGCTGGTTCCCCGGCAGCACTCAAGCGGCGGTAAGCAGCAGCTGGGGCATATCAGCAAGCGGGGTGACAGCTACCTGCGTACGCTGGTCATCCACGGGGCACGGTCAGTTCTGAAGACATGTGCAGGCAAAGAAGACCGGCGGAGCCAGTGGCTGCAGTCGGTGGCGGAAAGACGGAACCGGAATATCGCGACGGTGGCGCTGGCGAACAAGAATGTGCGGATAGCGTGGGCGGTGATGAGTCGCGGAGAAGATTACCATGGTTCACGGGTCGCCGGTTAA
- a CDS encoding Na+/H+ antiporter, with protein MEIFFTILIMTLVVSLSGVVTRVLPFQVPLPLIQIGIGAMLAWPTFGLHVEFDPELFLVLFIPPLLFADGWKTPTREFIEHGREIFGLALALVLVTVVGIGYLIYWIVPGIPLIPAFALAAVLSPTDAVALSGIVGEGRIPKKIMGILQGEALMNDASGLVSLKFAVAVAMGTMVFTVGGATVEFFKVAVGGILAGFVVSWLYGRSMRFLSRWGGDEPATQIVLLFLLPFASYLIAEHIGFSGILAAVAAGMTITRSGVMRSAPLAMRLRANSTWAMLEFVFNGMVFLLLGLQLPDILSSSLVAAEADPNVETWMLFTDIILIYAALMLVRFGWLWTMRKLSQRFLKKKPMEFGSWTTRELLISSVAGVRGAITLAGVLSIPLLLPDGNVFPARYELVFLAAGVILFSLFVGVIALPILLRHIESSDHVQQRKEERLARAATADVAIVAIQKMEERLASDTKENIDNQLLTEVSSRVIGNLRRRVDGRNDVETSMLEESLERRFRLAALRSERGELYHLRATRQISNETLQKMLHDLDLLEALLIEDQ; from the coding sequence ATGGAAATATTCTTTACCATACTCATCATGACCCTCGTGGTCTCTCTCTCCGGGGTAGTTACACGCGTACTGCCCTTTCAGGTTCCACTACCTTTAATCCAAATAGGCATTGGCGCGATGCTGGCCTGGCCTACCTTTGGACTACACGTCGAATTCGACCCTGAACTCTTTCTGGTTCTGTTTATCCCGCCGCTGCTATTTGCTGATGGCTGGAAGACGCCGACCCGCGAGTTCATTGAGCATGGGCGAGAAATATTTGGTCTGGCGCTAGCGCTGGTGCTGGTGACGGTGGTCGGTATTGGCTACCTCATCTACTGGATCGTGCCGGGCATTCCGCTGATACCGGCCTTCGCGCTGGCGGCGGTGCTGTCGCCAACCGATGCCGTGGCGCTCTCCGGGATTGTTGGTGAAGGGCGCATCCCGAAAAAAATTATGGGTATTTTGCAGGGTGAGGCGCTGATGAACGACGCCTCCGGCCTGGTCTCCCTGAAGTTTGCCGTCGCGGTAGCGATGGGCACGATGGTCTTTACCGTCGGCGGAGCGACGGTAGAGTTCTTCAAAGTGGCGGTGGGCGGCATTCTTGCAGGCTTCGTGGTCAGCTGGCTGTACGGGCGCTCAATGCGCTTTCTTAGCCGTTGGGGCGGCGATGAACCGGCAACGCAGATTGTCCTGCTATTCCTGCTGCCGTTCGCTTCCTACCTGATTGCTGAACATATCGGTTTTTCCGGGATCCTGGCGGCGGTTGCTGCGGGGATGACCATCACCCGTTCCGGCGTGATGCGCAGCGCACCGCTGGCGATGCGCCTGCGTGCTAACAGCACCTGGGCGATGCTGGAGTTCGTGTTTAACGGCATGGTTTTCCTGCTGTTGGGGCTGCAGTTGCCGGATATTCTGTCGAGCTCGCTGGTGGCGGCAGAAGCGGATCCGAACGTTGAAACCTGGATGCTGTTTACCGATATCATCCTGATTTACGCCGCCCTGATGCTGGTGCGATTTGGCTGGCTGTGGACGATGCGTAAATTGAGCCAGCGCTTCCTGAAAAAGAAACCGATGGAGTTTGGCTCCTGGACCACGCGTGAGCTGCTGATCTCCTCCGTCGCCGGGGTGCGTGGGGCGATTACTCTTGCCGGTGTGCTGTCGATTCCTCTGCTGTTGCCGGACGGTAACGTCTTCCCGGCGCGCTATGAGCTGGTGTTCCTTGCCGCCGGGGTGATTCTGTTTTCCCTGTTTGTTGGTGTGATTGCGCTGCCGATTCTGCTGCGCCATATCGAGTCGAGCGACCATGTTCAGCAGCGCAAAGAAGAGCGTCTGGCACGGGCGGCAACGGCGGACGTGGCGATTGTCGCGATTCAGAAAATGGAAGAGCGCCTGGCATCGGACACCAAAGAGAATATCGATAATCAGCTGCTGACCGAGGTCAGTTCGCGGGTAATTGGTAACCTGCGTCGTCGGGTCGATGGACGTAACGATGTGGAAACGTCGATGCTGGAAGAGAGCCTCGAACGCCGGTTCCGCCTGGCGGCGCTGCGTTCAGAGCGCGGGGAGCTATACCACCTGCGTGCCACCCGGCAGATCAGCAACGAGACGCTGCAGAAGATGTTGCACGATCTCGACCTGCTGGAAGCGTTGTTAATCGAAGATCAGTAA
- a CDS encoding glutathione S-transferase family protein yields MLTVHHLNQSRSQRVLWALEELQLPYQIVSYQRGKNMLAPAELKDIHPLGKSPVVEDNGYILAESGAILEYLQETYDSIQRFRPQSIEDKLQYRFWLHYAEGSLMPLLLMKLVFASLGKPPVPFGMRTLGNALGKGVQKAWLDRQVETHARFIEEHLSRHRWFAGAELSMADIQMSFPAMALLGRGGVDHLPHLTQWVQRIEQRPAWQRAIERGGPFTLPGG; encoded by the coding sequence ATGTTGACGGTACATCATCTTAATCAGTCGCGATCGCAGCGCGTGTTATGGGCGCTTGAAGAGCTGCAACTGCCTTACCAGATAGTCTCTTATCAGCGGGGGAAAAATATGCTCGCCCCGGCGGAGTTAAAGGATATTCATCCGCTAGGTAAATCGCCGGTGGTGGAAGATAACGGCTACATCCTCGCAGAATCCGGCGCAATCCTGGAATATTTGCAGGAGACCTATGACAGCATCCAGCGGTTCAGGCCGCAGTCGATAGAAGATAAGTTGCAATACCGCTTTTGGCTGCACTACGCCGAAGGTTCGCTGATGCCGCTGCTGCTGATGAAACTGGTGTTCGCCAGTCTGGGTAAGCCGCCGGTTCCTTTTGGCATGCGCACTCTGGGCAATGCGTTAGGCAAAGGTGTACAAAAAGCCTGGCTTGATCGGCAAGTGGAAACGCACGCCCGTTTTATTGAAGAGCATCTTTCCCGACACCGATGGTTTGCCGGAGCCGAACTGAGTATGGCGGATATCCAGATGAGCTTCCCGGCGATGGCGTTGCTGGGGCGTGGCGGTGTGGACCATTTACCTCATCTGACGCAGTGGGTACAGCGTATAGAGCAGCGCCCGGCGTGGCAGAGGGCGATTGAGCGCGGTGGTCCTTTTACCTTACCCGGTGGGTGA
- a CDS encoding EAL domain-containing protein: protein MSHSSPHKALRVFGIVLVILLPVMLALWFAQIRAKAETTDQLRVFSKLALQKTEVVIREADEARDKARLYQGELCSPQHQQHMLSIVRGLLYIDDLIYANGTHFFCSTSVRRQAGWRIPAATYTKKPDIAIYYYRETPFYPSYAMNYMQRGHYVAVIHPLSFSALITSDRDLAWGVFDTKTNQFFSVSTNADPGQLHRLIRDEEAFFHQDGRVYTIAHSTVRPIAVIMSTSRVSYYQNFYNQVTLTLPLGLICSILLLLVWSRTRQQYHSPRSMLQRALNRRQLCLHYQPIIDIKNNCCVGAEALLRWPGFDGPVMSPAEFIPLAENEGMIAQVTDYVVDEVFADMGEFLARHPHLYVAINLSASDFHSARLIEHINEKVHRHAVSVEQIKIEVTERGFIDVPKTTPVIQAFRDAGYEIAIDDFGTGYSNLHNLHSLNVDILKIDKSFVDALTNNSTSHLIAEHIIQMANSLHLKIVAEGVETADQVAWLQKHGVQYCQGWHFAKAMPPLEFMQWLANARTSLCPHQQHLHAEI, encoded by the coding sequence ATGAGTCATAGCTCGCCACATAAGGCGTTAAGAGTATTTGGCATCGTGCTGGTTATTCTGCTACCAGTGATGCTGGCATTGTGGTTTGCACAAATACGCGCCAAAGCGGAAACCACCGATCAGCTACGGGTGTTTTCTAAGCTGGCGCTGCAAAAAACTGAGGTGGTCATTCGTGAAGCCGATGAGGCGCGCGATAAAGCCAGGTTATATCAGGGGGAGCTATGCTCGCCACAACATCAGCAACATATGTTGAGTATTGTTCGCGGCCTGCTCTATATCGACGATTTAATCTATGCCAATGGCACGCATTTTTTCTGCTCGACTTCGGTACGTCGCCAGGCCGGATGGCGCATTCCGGCTGCGACGTATACTAAAAAGCCGGATATTGCGATTTACTACTACCGCGAAACCCCTTTTTATCCCAGCTATGCCATGAACTATATGCAGCGCGGTCATTATGTGGCGGTGATTCATCCGCTTTCCTTTAGCGCGTTGATAACCAGCGACCGCGATCTGGCATGGGGCGTTTTTGATACCAAAACCAACCAGTTTTTTTCCGTCAGTACGAATGCAGACCCCGGCCAATTGCATCGGTTGATCCGTGATGAAGAGGCGTTTTTTCATCAGGATGGACGCGTTTATACCATTGCCCATTCCACCGTTCGCCCGATAGCCGTCATTATGTCCACTTCGCGGGTGAGCTATTATCAGAATTTTTATAATCAGGTAACGCTGACCCTGCCGCTAGGGCTGATTTGCAGCATCTTGCTTTTGCTGGTGTGGTCACGCACTCGACAGCAGTATCATTCTCCACGCAGCATGCTGCAGCGAGCGCTAAACCGTCGCCAACTGTGCCTGCACTACCAGCCGATCATTGATATCAAAAATAACTGCTGCGTGGGTGCCGAGGCGCTGTTGCGCTGGCCTGGATTTGATGGCCCGGTGATGAGCCCGGCTGAGTTTATCCCGCTGGCGGAAAATGAGGGGATGATTGCGCAGGTCACGGACTATGTGGTGGATGAGGTATTCGCCGATATGGGCGAGTTTCTGGCCCGGCACCCGCATTTATACGTGGCAATCAACCTTTCGGCTTCGGATTTCCACTCCGCGAGATTGATTGAGCACATCAACGAAAAGGTCCACCGCCATGCAGTTAGCGTGGAGCAGATTAAAATCGAAGTGACTGAGCGCGGGTTTATCGATGTGCCGAAAACCACCCCGGTGATTCAGGCCTTCCGCGACGCGGGGTATGAAATTGCGATTGATGATTTTGGTACCGGCTACTCCAACCTGCACAACCTCCATTCGTTGAACGTAGACATCCTCAAGATTGATAAATCCTTCGTTGATGCGCTAACGAACAACAGCACCAGCCACCTGATTGCTGAACATATTATTCAGATGGCTAACAGCTTGCATTTAAAGATCGTTGCCGAAGGGGTTGAAACGGCCGACCAGGTGGCGTGGTTACAAAAGCACGGCGTGCAATACTGCCAGGGCTGGCACTTTGCGAAAGCGATGCCACCGCTGGAGTTTATGCAGTGGCTGGCTAACGCCCGCACCAGCCTTTGTCCGCATCAACAACATCTTCACGCGGAGATTTGA
- a CDS encoding NCS2 family permease, translating into MSTPSARTGGSLDAWFKISARGSTVRQEIVAGLTTFLAMVYSVIVVPGMLGKAGFPPAAVFVSTCLVAGVGSLLMGLWANLPLAIGCAISLTAFTAFSLVLGQQISIPVALGAVFLMGVLFTVISATGIRSWILRNLPQGVAHGTGIGIGLFLLLIAANGVGLVIKNPLDGLPVALGNFDSFPVIMSLVGLAVIIGLEKLKVPGGILLTIIGVSIIGLIFDPNVHFSGVFAMPSLSDEHGNSLIGSLDIVGALNPIVLPSVLALVMTAVFDATGTIRAVAGQANLLDKDGQIINGGKALTTDSLSSVFSGLVGAAPAAVYIESAAGTAAGGKTGLTAVTVGVLFLLILFLSPLSYLVPAYATAPALMYVGLLMLSNVAKIDFNDFVDAMAGLITAVFIVLTCNIVTGIMIGFASLVIGRLVSGEWRKLNLGTVIIAAALVIFYAGGWAI; encoded by the coding sequence ATGTCTACGCCTTCAGCGCGTACCGGCGGTTCATTGGACGCCTGGTTTAAAATTTCTGCTCGCGGCAGCACCGTGCGCCAGGAAATCGTTGCCGGTCTTACGACCTTTCTGGCGATGGTGTATTCCGTCATCGTGGTGCCGGGTATGCTCGGAAAAGCCGGTTTCCCACCGGCGGCGGTCTTTGTCTCCACCTGCCTGGTGGCGGGCGTTGGCTCTCTGCTGATGGGACTGTGGGCGAACCTGCCGCTGGCAATTGGCTGCGCGATTTCGCTGACCGCCTTTACCGCCTTTAGCCTGGTGTTGGGCCAACAGATCAGTATTCCGGTAGCGTTGGGTGCCGTGTTCCTGATGGGCGTGTTGTTTACCGTGATTTCCGCAACCGGTATTCGTAGCTGGATCTTGCGTAATCTGCCGCAGGGCGTTGCGCACGGCACGGGGATTGGTATCGGCCTGTTCCTGCTGCTGATCGCTGCCAACGGCGTTGGTCTGGTCATTAAAAACCCGCTGGACGGCCTGCCGGTGGCGTTGGGTAATTTCGACAGCTTCCCGGTGATTATGTCGCTGGTGGGGCTGGCGGTGATTATCGGCCTCGAAAAACTCAAAGTGCCGGGCGGTATCCTGCTGACGATTATCGGCGTGTCGATTATCGGTCTGATTTTCGATCCTAACGTTCACTTCTCTGGTGTTTTCGCTATGCCGTCGCTGAGCGACGAGCACGGCAACTCGCTGATTGGCAGCCTGGATATCGTGGGTGCGCTGAACCCCATCGTTCTGCCGAGCGTGCTGGCGCTGGTGATGACCGCAGTATTTGATGCTACCGGCACCATCCGCGCGGTAGCCGGTCAGGCAAACTTGCTGGATAAAGACGGGCAGATTATCAACGGCGGCAAAGCATTGACCACTGACTCCCTGAGCAGCGTCTTCTCAGGTCTGGTCGGCGCGGCTCCGGCAGCGGTCTATATCGAGTCAGCCGCAGGCACTGCCGCGGGCGGTAAAACCGGCCTGACTGCGGTAACCGTTGGCGTGCTGTTCCTGCTGATCCTGTTCCTCTCTCCGCTCTCTTATCTGGTACCGGCGTACGCGACGGCTCCGGCGCTGATGTACGTTGGTTTGCTGATGCTGAGCAATGTGGCGAAAATCGACTTTAACGATTTTGTCGATGCGATGGCGGGCCTGATTACGGCGGTCTTTATCGTACTGACCTGTAACATCGTTACCGGCATCATGATTGGCTTTGCTTCACTGGTGATTGGTCGTCTGGTGTCCGGGGAGTGGCGCAAGCTGAACCTGGGGACGGTGATCATCGCGGCGGCGCTGGTTATTTTCTACGCTGGCGGCTGGGCGATTTAA
- a CDS encoding ABC transporter substrate-binding protein has translation MFTKTKAAVVTALLLSYGAQADTVLHVATAGDQNMVDYVKTWLGPKFEAAHPGVKVQVVGTGPGDAGSNKIIEKLTAQKESGAQSWDIDVAVVHQKAGGELVEKGLLEKYRQQIKTGSMVSADNAKNALGVNVDGYVMPMFLSQTAIAWNSDAIKTPPASYDELVSWAQKNPQAFGYNGIKNGMSGVSFVVGWIYAYGTDAQRLSSLPYDKGVEKNWGQAYEKLKAFNKNVTFTPGNAGTLDMLSRGEIMMGPVWVDMFYSWKDQGKLPPSIKLSLLAPGMPGQPMYYVTPAKAANPQLAREFIELATSPEVQAQGIVKQFNWYPGIDAEQVKPKLDAQTWQKLFAEISPQALAEYGKSFPITPYFDDIKEGYESQVAN, from the coding sequence ATGTTTACGAAAACGAAAGCCGCGGTAGTGACTGCATTACTCCTGAGCTACGGCGCGCAGGCAGACACCGTTCTTCACGTCGCTACGGCGGGGGATCAGAATATGGTGGATTATGTCAAAACCTGGCTGGGGCCGAAGTTTGAAGCGGCGCATCCGGGCGTCAAAGTGCAGGTGGTCGGTACCGGTCCGGGAGACGCGGGGTCGAATAAAATCATTGAAAAGCTGACGGCGCAAAAAGAGAGCGGCGCGCAGAGCTGGGATATTGATGTGGCAGTGGTGCATCAGAAAGCCGGCGGTGAGCTGGTGGAGAAAGGGCTACTGGAGAAGTATCGCCAGCAGATTAAGACCGGTTCAATGGTGAGCGCCGACAACGCAAAGAACGCCCTTGGGGTGAACGTTGACGGCTACGTTATGCCGATGTTTTTAAGCCAGACCGCCATTGCCTGGAATAGCGATGCCATTAAAACGCCTCCGGCTTCCTACGATGAGCTGGTGAGCTGGGCGCAAAAAAATCCGCAGGCCTTTGGCTACAACGGCATTAAGAACGGCATGTCCGGCGTCAGCTTTGTGGTGGGCTGGATCTACGCCTACGGCACCGATGCCCAGCGTTTGTCTTCTCTGCCGTACGATAAAGGCGTTGAAAAAAACTGGGGTCAGGCTTACGAGAAGCTGAAAGCGTTTAATAAGAACGTCACCTTCACGCCGGGTAACGCCGGGACGCTCGATATGCTGAGCCGTGGCGAAATCATGATGGGACCGGTGTGGGTGGATATGTTCTATAGCTGGAAAGATCAGGGCAAGCTGCCGCCGTCGATTAAGCTGTCGCTGTTAGCGCCGGGAATGCCGGGCCAACCGATGTACTACGTTACCCCGGCGAAGGCGGCGAATCCGCAGCTGGCACGTGAGTTTATCGAACTGGCGACCAGCCCGGAAGTGCAGGCGCAGGGGATCGTGAAGCAGTTTAACTGGTATCCGGGGATCGACGCTGAACAGGTGAAGCCGAAGCTTGATGCGCAAACCTGGCAAAAACTGTTTGCTGAAATTTCACCGCAGGCGCTGGCGGAATACGGTAAGAGCTTCCCGATTACGCCATATTTTGACGACATCAAAGAAGGCTATGAAAGCCAGGTCGCCAATTAA
- a CDS encoding ABC transporter permease, producing the protein MRTSLKYLLLVSPAALMIAVLFLYPLGFSLIAAFTDDAQRLTLAHFRKVYALYSSDILFTLIIVLASVALLAVLSITLSAVITLSPCRPIVRMLGFLYRLPLFIPFIVAAQMMRTFLAKNGLMNNALVATDLITPLETISWLGWKGIIITFVWKQLAFATLLICGAMAALEQSQILAARNLGASRPRILFDIILPQVLPAIGVALVLSTVTMMSVLSVPLMIGVGSPTMMTVDMAFRVNSYGDYAVANALGVVSLLICGALSWFYLRHSLQQKGSE; encoded by the coding sequence ATGCGTACTTCGCTGAAATACTTGCTGCTGGTCTCACCGGCCGCGTTGATGATCGCCGTACTCTTTTTATATCCGCTGGGCTTCTCGCTAATCGCCGCCTTTACCGACGATGCGCAGCGGCTCACGCTGGCTCATTTCCGTAAGGTATATGCGCTCTATTCCAGCGATATTCTGTTTACACTGATTATTGTGCTGGCTTCGGTGGCGCTGCTGGCGGTTCTCTCCATTACTCTTTCGGCGGTGATCACGCTCTCGCCCTGTCGGCCTATTGTCCGCATGCTGGGTTTTTTGTATCGCCTGCCGCTGTTCATCCCTTTTATCGTCGCCGCGCAGATGATGCGTACCTTTCTGGCCAAAAACGGCTTGATGAACAACGCGCTGGTGGCAACTGACCTCATCACTCCGCTGGAGACCATCTCCTGGCTGGGCTGGAAGGGGATCATTATCACTTTTGTCTGGAAGCAACTGGCGTTTGCCACGTTGCTTATCTGTGGGGCAATGGCCGCGCTTGAGCAATCGCAAATTCTGGCGGCGCGTAATCTTGGTGCGTCGCGTCCGCGTATTCTGTTCGACATTATTTTGCCGCAGGTGCTGCCAGCAATCGGCGTGGCGCTGGTACTCTCCACCGTCACCATGATGTCGGTGCTGTCGGTCCCGCTGATGATAGGCGTCGGCTCGCCGACGATGATGACCGTGGATATGGCCTTTCGCGTTAATTCCTATGGCGACTACGCCGTCGCTAATGCGCTTGGCGTGGTGTCGTTGCTGATTTGCGGGGCGCTGTCGTGGTTTTATCTGCGCCATAGTTTGCAGCAAAAAGGGAGCGAATAA
- the soxS gene encoding superoxide response transcriptional regulator SoxS translates to MSHHDIIQTLIEWIDEHIDQPLNIDVVARKSGYSKWYLQRMFRAVMHQTLGDYIRQRRLLLAAEALRTTQRPIFDIAMDLGYVSQQTFSRVFRREFDRTPSAYRHQISA, encoded by the coding sequence ATGTCCCATCACGATATTATCCAAACACTTATTGAATGGATTGATGAACATATCGATCAACCACTTAACATTGATGTAGTCGCCAGAAAATCGGGCTATTCGAAATGGTATCTCCAGCGGATGTTTCGCGCAGTGATGCATCAAACCCTGGGGGATTACATTCGCCAGCGCCGCCTGCTGCTTGCCGCAGAAGCGCTAAGAACCACCCAGCGCCCTATTTTTGATATCGCGATGGATCTTGGCTACGTATCGCAGCAAACATTTTCGCGGGTTTTCCGCCGCGAGTTCGACCGCACGCCCAGCGCCTATCGCCATCAAATCTCCGCGTGA
- a CDS encoding ABC transporter permease, protein MKEAIMTRPGTLLAKGRRKLSASLPLQTLLLVFMLLAMFGPLLNLLIWTVAESWFFPHSLPSQWGLKYWYQVFSPYSDVSGSLLTSVLIALLSVLVCLLISIPAGYALSRRGMPLRVLFMLLFLIPQAFPNLTVYMNIARLFYQWELNGTVAGVVLVHSVHGLMYSVWICVAAFSAVDPLLARASRNLGAGPIYTFWHIVLPQASPGIIAASIFVFLESLDEFTGTFFVGAPDITTLPLLLYNASMSGNYQVSSITALILLVPSLLFMLVIHKFMRPEMLSKMGK, encoded by the coding sequence ATGAAAGAGGCAATCATGACACGACCGGGAACGCTGCTGGCGAAAGGCCGCAGAAAGCTGAGCGCCAGCCTGCCGCTACAAACGTTACTGCTGGTCTTTATGCTGTTGGCGATGTTTGGCCCGCTGCTGAACTTGCTCATCTGGACGGTGGCGGAGAGCTGGTTTTTCCCGCATTCGCTGCCCAGCCAATGGGGGCTGAAATACTGGTATCAGGTATTCAGCCCCTACAGCGATGTGTCCGGCTCGTTGCTGACCAGCGTGCTGATTGCGCTGCTATCGGTGCTGGTATGTCTGCTGATCTCCATTCCGGCGGGCTACGCGCTTTCAAGGCGCGGGATGCCGCTACGGGTGTTGTTTATGCTGTTGTTTCTGATCCCGCAGGCGTTTCCCAATCTGACGGTGTACATGAATATCGCCCGGCTTTTCTATCAATGGGAGCTTAACGGCACGGTAGCGGGGGTTGTGTTGGTGCACAGCGTACATGGGTTGATGTATTCGGTGTGGATTTGCGTGGCGGCCTTTTCGGCGGTTGATCCGCTACTGGCGAGGGCTTCGCGTAATCTGGGGGCCGGACCGATTTATACCTTCTGGCATATTGTGCTGCCGCAGGCTTCGCCGGGAATTATCGCCGCCAGCATTTTTGTGTTTCTGGAGTCGCTGGACGAATTTACCGGCACCTTTTTTGTCGGCGCGCCGGATATCACCACCTTGCCGCTGCTGCTGTATAACGCCAGTATGTCGGGCAACTATCAAGTATCGTCAATTACGGCGCTGATTTTACTGGTGCCATCGCTGCTGTTTATGCTGGTGATTCATAAATTTATGCGCCCGGAGATGCTGTCGAAGATGGGCAAATAG